DNA from Antennarius striatus isolate MH-2024 chromosome 1, ASM4005453v1, whole genome shotgun sequence:
CCATCAAGTTCCATCAAAATCCGTCAAGTAGTTTTTATGTAATTCTGACAAAACCGACGAATTACCCATCGCTGGTGGAAATGTGACCTTTGTTCGAGGAAAACTTGATGCCAACGCGGCGACATAACCAAGCAGCTGTTGAGAGAACATTTACAGCTTTTATGCCTGTCAGTCAGAGAAGTACAAGTGATGAAGATGCAAATGTTGGACCTTTTGTTCTCAGACCGTCCTTCTGTGCAGCGAACACAACGTGGCGGCTATTTCTGTTCCCAACAGCTGCTAAAAGATGTTCGCCTCAAATCATTTCTGAGAGGGCCGATGTGACACCGGAGGGTCGAGCGAAattcatttccaacatggctgTAATGAGATATTGACTGGTTTTCTATTTCAAATTCCCCTTTAGGTGTTTCTGTCGAGGCCTGAAGCTGCCTGGAGAATAAaacaccttttctttttcctctgcagGTCATTACCGCTGCCTAATGAATCATTAACATATCTTAATTGGTTTCTCTTCTACTCAGGTCATGGGTTATTGGTACTTTGGTTCCACTTGGTGCTCCTTCTATCTGGCTCTGGATGTCCTCTTTTGCACTTCCTCCATCGTCCACCTGTGCGCCATCAGCCTCGACCGCTACTGGTCCGTCACCAAAGCCGTCAGCTACAACCGCAAGCGGACGCCCAAACGGATTAAAGCGATGATTAGCATCGTCTGGCTCATATCCATCATCATCTCCTCGCCGCCGCTCCTCATGACTCAGAAAGACGAGCACTCggagaacgaggaggaggacgCCACGCGGCGGCAGGAGTGCCTCCTCATCAATCAGACGTGGTacatcctctcctcctgcctAGTGTCCTTCTTCGCGCCGGGAGTAATCATGATCCTCGTTTATTGTAAGATCTACCGTGTCGCCAAGCAGCGAGCCTCCACCGTCTTTGTGGCAAAGAACGTGTTGGAACGCCAACCGTCGCAATCCGAGACTTGCTTTGTGGGCAACGCCAAAAAGGCTGGCGGTGGCGGCGTTGGAGGCGATGAATCCCAGTACGAGCCGGATAGCCTGCGGCCGGGAAACCGACTCAGCTCGTCCAACGTCGacagcaccagcagcagccaCAGGAGAGGAGAGCTGGACGAGATCGAcctggaggagaggagctgCGAAGCCAAAACCAAAACATCCTTCTCCACGGCGCTCCGGTTCCACCGGAGAGCCGGCGGGAGCGCGATAGCGGAGGAAGGGAAGGACCCTGAGGGAGCGCCGAACAGGTTGAAGCCTCCCCCTCCTTCCTGCGCCTCCATATCGTGGGCGTCGTCTGACCAGTGCTCGCATCACTTCCTCCTGCCCTCGCCGGTGCCTCTTCGCAGCCGGCAGGCGTCGCTTTCCAAAAACAAGGTGGCACAGATGAGGGAGAAGCGCTTCACCTTCGTTCTGGCCGTGGTGATGGGGGTGTTCGTCCTCTGCTGGTTCCCCTTTTTCTTCACGTACAGCCTTCAAGCCGTCTGCAGAGAGAACTGCACCATCCCCGACACGCTCTTCAACCTGTTCTTTTGGATCGGATACTGCAACAGCTGCCTGAACCCCATCATTTACACCATCTTCAACCGAGACTTCAGGAGGGCCTTCAAGAAGATCTTGTTTGAGACTCATAAACGGACATAAGGTGTGAATGTACGTGTGCAAGACGACGGTTCAATAGAACGATGACGGTTGACGGTGACTAGACGACAAAACTGCGACTAAATCTAAAAGAGACGAAAGGTCTTAGTCTTGACAATAATGCCAGGGTAAAACTCAGGTCCGAATTAATGCCCCCACCTGTTTATAGGTGCAAAAGAACAATGGAACCATCCAGTATCCGGCTCCTCTGGAGGTTCCTCAAGATATCTGGAGCTCAGAGTCTCACAGAAATCAATAGTAGAAGCGTTCTTCACCAATCATCAAATTTTACACGGGTTAAAAATCCTGATTGCCATCTCCGAGTTGGGAATCGCCAATAGTCTTGTTTGGGGCTCGACGGCATTGACGGAAATGTTAATAATTACCTCAGAGAACACAAAAATGTCAACGCTTCacggatgaagaaaaaaaaaagtgtttactTTGAcaagaatgaaattaaaaatgggAGAAacttcaataaaaacaacaacacaataatgactGATAACGATAAAAGCGATTAAGGACATGTGACTCAGACTGTGGAACCCGACACACCGTCAAACAGACACGAGTGTGCACACAGTTTTAATCCTGTtttccactgtgctgtcatactGACATTAAAGGGCTTGTCTTACAGCTGGAGTATTGATTTATTATTCAACTACTTACTAATTCATTAATTTCTATTCCTAACAAGCCAGAGGACGATGATGACACACCGATGCTCTGACAGCAGGGGCTTAAAAGACGATTATTCCAACTGGACGACTCTCCGTGATTGAGATCCGGTTCTAAACCCCAAGTTGACCTAGAAAAGACCAGAACCCAGAACGCTTCATGACAAAGCAGAAATGGTGTCTTGATTTAAGGCGAAACGTCCTCGGGGGGGTTAAATTTGAGGAGACACTGAGACGATAATCAGGTGACATgcttttatcttttaaaaacacaaaccagacgTGAGTGTTGGCGGCGGTGGAAGCGGTGACAAATCCAAGGCCACGAGCGATGTTACATCACTCCGGTTGCCATGCAACAGAGTTTTGACAGCTTCTTTAAAGTGGTCGTCGTAATAATGAAGAGGGCGATGCAAAAAGGCCAAAAAGCCAAGACAGGGCGTCCTCCTTCAGGTCTCCTTTTTGTCGGTGACAGTTATGTTCACCGTTACGGGTGAGTAATCAGGAAGATCTACCGTCTACGAAGCccctcccactcctcctcccGGGGGGGTTGGGGTCACCCGGCGCCGGCTCGGATGAGTCTTTCTGGGTCTTCCAGTTCAGAATGCCTTCGCTCCGTTTAttccaaatatattttgtcTTACGTCGTTCATTCATTCCAGGAAGAGCGACATAAGTCGAAAAAGGATGTAAGTTGAATTAACTTTATTTAAgcttacaattttattttttttaatatagtacagttATCCCTCGTTAGTCGCGGTTgctgcgttccaggaccacacaaaaacaaattccacgatatagcgacaaactctttattttactatttacggtaatttaaacgtttatgacccccccccccatactgatattgcattatcttctatctgtattaacttttcccacacttttatcgactgtttatcgcacttttgtattaaagaaaagtttttaacacatggaagtgcgctgcgttccgtgagtctcggatttcagccaatagcattcgtgtatggtatcatgtgactacctactaaaaatgcGCTATGTAGTGAAACCGGGCATctataagcgagggattactgtaaagtAATCTGATAATATaatatatgatattatatgttttatttttatttattgtacattgaAATGCTTTTAATGGATTACTTGTGATTTTTTGATTCCAATATTTGAGGCGGACGGTCGTACAGTcgagtaaaatgacgtaaattttctgttttttcttctttctttggaAAACCgatgtataatcgagaacgacgtaaCAAAACCGAGGTTTACCCGTCTTGATACCTCCACCAGCTCGTCAGTTTGGGCTTAAAAATGGTCCGACGACCACAGATGGGGCCGGCATACAGAGCAGCTTATTACGACGCCACAGACTTCATTATGTATAAAACTCTGGCTGATAAGGgcgattttattctttattttactaaaaaaaGTTGCTAAAAAAATTGGGGGGTGCTGGATGTGTTGAGTTGTTAACACAAAAGGTGATACGACCCCCTGTGCAGAaggtgaggaggggggacaAACCGAACCCAGGTGGTGATGACCTCTGACGGGCCTGCAGCCGCCGACACACCAATCGGAGCGGCGGGAGACGGCGAGGGGCTGACGAGGCGTCACATTCTCCCCCGGAAAATTGACAGCGACGTAACGCggtcccccccgcccccctctaCAATACGAGAGCTTGAATTAGTCGTGCTTCCACAAACACTGGTGGAAAATCAACCCAGTGTGACTGTTAGAAGCGGCGCAGCTGCAGACCGCAGAAATAATGGCCTCGCTCGAAACAATGTCAAACATGCACTCGTGTGAAAAAccaatttgcatatttttagcTCTTTTCTGTTGTTTGCCGTGCAAATAAGCCTCATTTTTAGTCAGTTGTTCAACAATTCTGATGAAACACTCGACGCAATTAAAGGATAAATGCGGTTTGAGGTGAAAAGATGAGGAGTTTGTTCCGTCGTCCCGATCTAGATGGCGTGAAGTTGTTggaaattttttcattttttaaaaaaaagtcacagatttaaatgaaaatgctttttttttttttttttttttcaccacttTAGCAAAGAACAGAAAGACATTTGAACAACTTTTGATGAATTGGATGATTCGTGCCGCGTTGAGTGCAGGCAGATGAATAAAAAccgcagaagaagaaagacttCAGCGTGGAAGAAAACATCAACTCCCAGAAGCATCTCTGCTCCACAAAGGCCGGCTGTCTCCGACCACGTGCAACTCTGTTGGGGAGGGCGGGGGTATTATAAGCTGTTTTGTATGCAAATATAAACCATTGTGATTCTCGCATGAcggaaaacaacaaatatttggttttgCAAAAGTTCTTCGACCGAAACGCTAAAATAAATGAgtgaataaacttttttttttaaaaagttaattcaGGAAGTAAAATTCTTACATTTGCATGCATTTGTAGACATAAATGTACATAAATGGAGAAGGAGAGGCtctgtgcatcatgggaagtcctCCTACTCCACCGCTTTGGGCTCTTTCTTTACCACCATATGTTCAGACCCCAGCAGCTCACAAACAGACCATCAGCCTCTGTTTCACTGATATTTCATCAGTCTTTCTGAAAAGCTGGCGTTTCGGAACATCTGCTGAACAAAATGTTCGTCTACgtttatgaatattaaaatagCGCAACATAAAaagatgttgtttttaaaaaaaaaattttagtaACTACAGCTCCCAGGAGGCTTTTGGGCTCCATTGAAGTTGTGTACTGCTTCTATAAGCGTTTTATGTACATAAGGTAGCTCGGTTTTGTTAGAGTTAGATCATTTTTCCAATTTATCGCGGCCGCATGAGagccaggaaaaaaataatgacagttTCGGGGTCAGATGGGTGGGTTTTAAAAATCCTGACTAATTTTGAAATCAGCCGCCGTCGCGCACACGGGGAGAAGGTTGGCCATTAGTTTTTTCTCTCTAATCGCAAATGTCAACTCGACAAGATTTTAAAATGATGCTGTCAGACTTTCCCGGCATGTCAGGAGGAAGCGGATGAGAGCAAAATGAACATTGATGTCCCAATTCCCtagaaaacacccccccccaaaacaaaacaaagcagacaATCTGGATGAGCGAGGATGAGAGATGAGGTCAAGACGGGTTGTCGATTCTTCTCCAGAAACAGGGATGTAAACGCTGTCCAACATCCAGAAAAAGTACCCAAGGTTCTCCTTGGGATTGGAGGTGTTCCCAAGCCAGATTATGTAATAAGCAAGTTTGCTCTCGGAACGCCGTCCAGATACCCGGACGGCTCAATCTGTCCGGAAGGGAAAGTTTTAGAGGCTGATTGGGATCCAAAGTCCAAGAAACAAGTCAAGGAAAagttcctgcttcctgtccgACTGTCCGATGGCGGGTTTTAGCTCGTCCGACCCTCAAAACGCCTCAGCATCCCAGAGGAGGTGGAAAGGACCAAGACGACGGTTCGTCTGGTCGTCAGACGTTCTATCACATCAAAACTGAACTATAAATTAGAATTTAAGGCTTCTATATGATCTGTAGGTGCAGCAAGAGTCAAGAAATCTTTAAATGAGTTCAAATCTGggataaaaagcatgaaaatacACTGAATTAATGACACATTTCGAGAGCTTTACATCCTTTAGCTCTTGCAGAAACCCTGAAAACCTCATTTACACTTTGTACCAAATTCCAGTTGTTTGTAACCACTTTCCCGCCGCACAGGAGACAGAAAATCAGATTCCAAGGGTTTTTCAATCTTGTTAGACTCCGTCTCGAGTCGACAAAGGTTAGAAATTCAGCATTTGATGTCGGCGTGTGGAGAGTCTTGACTTTGACAGTCGGTATAAAACACGAgatgaaaaagagagaagacAACCGCGCAAAAAGAGAAACCTGATTCTAAACTCAAATGACAGGAAGTCTGTGATCCATTTCTGCCcgttttcctcctcctctgtgtcttatttttaattttacctcTCTTAACGTTCCACCTTTGGTCTCCCGTCGTCTCCcagcttttcttttgttgtgcCAGTTATTTCATTCTGTCGtctatatttaatttttctttccctaagaagaaaaaaaaaaacctgactgcAGAGAAATCAAGGAagtaaaaaaccccaaagagaAACCACTTTTCATTTTCCCTCCATAATCACTTATTAGAATAAATAGCAGGAGGCTGTTTATTCATTTCCCAGCATCCCCAGTGCGCATTTAccacaatacatccaataatttGACTTTTACCCAAGGACTCGGAGCGTTTTCTCACATTGTTAACGGGTGACAGGTGGAGGTTCCTCCCCTGAATTGAGTCGACAAGTAAGACGGCAACCGCTTTGAAATTCATATTACCCAGATTATCAAATAAGTCATCGTCCCAGTTTTTTCCTGGCAGAGCTTTTATGCCAACAAGGCGACGCTGACAGCTGAAGGAGGGCATGTTGGTAAATAGTTTACGGTtgaggaggagggtggggtggggaagATTTCAAGTGTTTCACCTCAGCGTGACCTCGCGGTTACGAACGCGACCTGAACGACGCGTGGATGTAACAGGatcgtgatgatgatgatgatgatgatgatgatcggAGAGGTGGAGTTAACGGTTCCATCGCAGGAGGCAGGAACGTGCAGCTTCTCAAAATGATtggattaaaaaatagaaataaaaataatacggAAAATTATCTTTTATGCGTGGATTTGGGGTTCGATGAAAAAAGTACAGGATTTTTTGCACTATAAAGCGAACCCAAAGGCTTTAATTCTCTTAAAGAATgacggtgtgccttataatccagtatgcCTCATATATGAGAAAAGTTTTAATAGGCCATTCCTTgaagatgcgccttatagtccggtgcaccttatagtccagtgcgccttatagtccggtgcgccttgaagtccagtgcgccttatagtccagtgcgccttatagtccagtgcgccttatagtctggtgcgccttatagtccagtgcgccttatggtccggtgcgccttgtagtccagtgcgccttgtagtccagtgcgccttatggtccagtgcgccttatggtccaatgcgccttgtagtccagtgcgccttatagtccagtgcgccttatggtccaatgcgccttgtagtccagtgcgccttatggtccaatgcgccttgtagtccagtgcaccttatagtccagtgcgccttatagtccagcaCGCCTTGAAGTCCGGTGAGCATTATAGTCCGGTGCGTCTTATGGtccggtgcgccttgtagtccagtgcaccttatagtccagtgcgccttatggtccagtgcgccttatagtccagtgcgccttatagtccagtgcgccttatagtccggtgcgccttatagtccggtgcgccttatagtccagcgcGCCTTGAAGTCCGGTGAGCattatagtccggtgcgccttatagtccggtgcgccttgtagtccGGTGTgccttgtagtccagtgcaccttatagtgcgggaaaTGCTGTAATGTGTTTGATTTAAGTTGCAGACCTCACGGCTTAAAGTCCTCCAACCGACGGCGTTCGTGATGACGAGGCTCATGTTCGGATACACAACCCCAACCTCCGCAAAGTTTACTGGAAAACATTTCAGGGGGAAATATGGCCGGATAAATTTcaccaacttttattttttggaaatcCATGACGGAGGACCTCCTCGGAAAAGGTATCAATAATCAAAATATCCAGGATGGATACCAGATGCGTCCtgatctccatccatccatttcctacATCCCGTCTGGGCTCTGGTTGCAGACCAAGCTGAATATTCCACACGTTCTTCTACCCGGCAACACTTTCCTGTTCCTCTAGTGGGATCCCAAGGTCAATCCAAAGGTCAAACCATATAATCCCTCCAACGAGTTCTGGGTCCCGGGAGGCTCCTCCCAGTCAAACGTGCCCAGAATTCctccaatgggggggggggggcacccagGAGGCTTCCTAATCCCATTCCCGCACCTCCTAAACTTCAGACacaaaggagcagcggctctgcctcaactcctcatcctctctgctTTTTGATTCCTCTTCTCATCTGTGGTTAAAATGTGGATGGGTGAAAAATGAGACACATGGATATGTGAGGAGGCGTGACCCAGGACCCTGATGGAGCCCAGAAGGATATAACGTGATTGATacggtcatgtgacaggaaactGATGAACGTGACAGGCTGTGAGTTAGTGTGTCTTTGCTGTTCTTGTGTTGGAATGTTTTGGACGTCATCCAGATGAGTTCAAATCCCATccacggttttttttttttctctttttatcccTCAGGGTCCTGCAGGTGGAAACATCCTGGAGGGATGTCAGgattcagccaatcagcttctcAGCAGGGTGGTGGAGATGGTGAtgcaggaggagatgaggaggtgACGGAGCTAAAACAGTCTTATTTTAgtcatctgtag
Protein-coding regions in this window:
- the LOC137595400 gene encoding alpha-2Db adrenergic receptor-like, with amino-acid sequence MDYSDVFTSVLATVPASFPQNCSLENQTSASSPRSPLPPHSQVASVFIVLVVTVIILGTVVGNVLVVVAVFTSRALRAPQNLFLVSLASADILVATLVIPFSLANEVMGYWYFGSTWCSFYLALDVLFCTSSIVHLCAISLDRYWSVTKAVSYNRKRTPKRIKAMISIVWLISIIISSPPLLMTQKDEHSENEEEDATRRQECLLINQTWYILSSCLVSFFAPGVIMILVYCKIYRVAKQRASTVFVAKNVLERQPSQSETCFVGNAKKAGGGGVGGDESQYEPDSLRPGNRLSSSNVDSTSSSHRRGELDEIDLEERSCEAKTKTSFSTALRFHRRAGGSAIAEEGKDPEGAPNRLKPPPPSCASISWASSDQCSHHFLLPSPVPLRSRQASLSKNKVAQMREKRFTFVLAVVMGVFVLCWFPFFFTYSLQAVCRENCTIPDTLFNLFFWIGYCNSCLNPIIYTIFNRDFRRAFKKILFETHKRT